In the genome of Acidovorax sp. 69, the window ATGGTGCAGCATTATTTTGCGACGGCCTGGTTGCTGGCCGACGGCGTGCCACGCGAGCCTTTCGTCCGCAAAGTGGACACCAACCTGTACTCGGTCGGCATGCTGACCTCGCTGGGCACGATCGAGCCGGGCGCTACCAAGACCCTGGACGCGCGCTTGTTCGCGGGCCCACAGGTCGAGACCATGATGGAAAAACTGTACCCTGGCCTGGAGTTGGTCAAGGATTACGGCTGGCTCACCATCCTGTCCAAGCCGCTGTACTGGCTGCTGGATCAGCTGCACAAGCTGCTGAACAACTGGGGCTGGTCCATCGTCGCTCTGGTGCTGCTGCTGAAGATCATGTTCTATTGGCTCAATGCCAAGGCCTATGCCAGCATGGCCAAGATGAAAGCCATCAACCCCAAGATCACCGAGATGCGTGAGCGGCTGAAGGATAAGCCGCAGCAGATGCAGCAGGAGATGATGCGCATCTACCGCGAGGAGAAGGTCAACCCCATGGGTGGCTGTTTCCCCATCATGATCCAGATTCCGGTGTTCATTGCCTTGTACTGGGTGTTGCTGTCCAGCGTGGAAATGCGCAACGCACCCTGGATCGGCTGGATTCATGACCTGTCCGCACCCGATCCGTTCTTCATCCTGCCCTTGTTGATGACGGCCAGCTCGCTGCTGCAGACCGCGCTGAACCCCGCGCCGCCAGACCCGATGCAGGCCAAGATGATGTGGTTCATGCCGCTGATCTTCAGCGTGATGTTCTTCTTCTTCCCGGCCGGCCTGGTGCTGTACTGGCTGACCAACAACATCTTGTCGATTGCACAGCAGTGGCTGATCAACACCCGCATGGGCGTGCCACCGCAGTTCAACCTGCCCAGTTTCAAGTGATGCGCCAGCGGCAACGCTGACACTACTCCTGAACTGAATCCCCAAAAGGCCGCGCAA includes:
- the yidC gene encoding membrane protein insertase YidC — encoded protein: MNDIRRTILWVIFGFSMVLLWDKWQLHNGHKATFFPTTPAATAPAVTGGASSAAGAASVPASTSAPAAPVAQGASAVPGQPAAVAAAARERIEVKTDLYRLVFDSEGGSLTQAELLKHADMTDKTRNFLLLDESAQRVYVAQTGLIGGTFPTHKTVMTAVPGPRELKDGQDELSIRFESPSQGGVKLVKTWTIKRGVYDIAVKHEIVNTGSAAVSPQLYLQLVRDGNKPPGESSFYSTFTGPAVFTEAKKYQKIEFKDIESGKVDIPKDSPNGYAAMVQHYFATAWLLADGVPREPFVRKVDTNLYSVGMLTSLGTIEPGATKTLDARLFAGPQVETMMEKLYPGLELVKDYGWLTILSKPLYWLLDQLHKLLNNWGWSIVALVLLLKIMFYWLNAKAYASMAKMKAINPKITEMRERLKDKPQQMQQEMMRIYREEKVNPMGGCFPIMIQIPVFIALYWVLLSSVEMRNAPWIGWIHDLSAPDPFFILPLLMTASSLLQTALNPAPPDPMQAKMMWFMPLIFSVMFFFFPAGLVLYWLTNNILSIAQQWLINTRMGVPPQFNLPSFK